From a region of the Tenggerimyces flavus genome:
- a CDS encoding GNAT family N-acetyltransferase gives MPTHSKIEIRPSGDDWDQIVHLVELAFAQPYPEQERELDRSAFEPDRSIGAYAGSELVGHATTYFRPMAVPGDVNLWTELLTLVAVRPTHRRRGVLSSLMRDQLTGIHEVGGSPVIALTASEPAIYGRFGYGLASEHAQVEINRTDRALRPVADVENVRIEYASLEESLATCSAIREATRAERPGMFHHDDAWQRKLIADPPELREGAGELRCVLADVDGTVGGYAYFRASGPWGDRRIEVMRLHATDLLSYVALWRFLLDQDLVARTTWGRAALDEPLVSLLIDPRAAKKRIWDGHWVRLIDVDRALAARRYASPIDVVLEVADPFCPWNAGRWRLAGDATGATCERTTAPAELALDVRELGAAYLGRPSLAAAGLAGLVVEQKAGALAVASRAFVSEPLPICDTGY, from the coding sequence ATGCCGACGCATTCAAAGATCGAAATTCGCCCCTCCGGCGACGACTGGGACCAGATCGTCCACCTCGTCGAGCTCGCGTTCGCTCAGCCGTATCCGGAACAGGAGCGCGAGCTCGACCGGTCCGCGTTCGAGCCGGACCGCAGCATCGGCGCGTACGCCGGCTCCGAGCTGGTCGGCCACGCCACCACGTACTTCCGCCCGATGGCCGTCCCGGGCGACGTCAACCTCTGGACCGAGCTGCTCACGCTGGTCGCGGTCCGCCCGACGCACCGGCGCCGCGGCGTGCTGTCGTCGCTGATGCGCGACCAGCTCACCGGGATCCACGAGGTCGGCGGCTCGCCGGTCATCGCGCTGACCGCGTCGGAGCCGGCGATCTACGGTCGCTTCGGGTACGGGCTCGCGAGCGAGCACGCCCAGGTCGAGATCAACCGCACCGACCGCGCGCTGCGGCCCGTCGCCGACGTGGAGAACGTCCGGATCGAGTACGCGTCGCTCGAGGAGAGCCTCGCGACGTGCTCGGCCATCCGCGAGGCGACCAGGGCCGAGCGCCCGGGCATGTTCCACCACGACGACGCCTGGCAGCGCAAGCTGATCGCCGACCCGCCGGAGCTGCGCGAGGGTGCGGGGGAGCTGCGCTGCGTGCTGGCCGACGTCGACGGGACCGTCGGCGGGTACGCGTACTTCCGGGCGTCGGGGCCCTGGGGCGACCGGCGGATCGAGGTCATGCGCCTGCACGCGACCGACCTTCTGTCGTACGTCGCGCTGTGGCGGTTCCTGCTCGACCAGGACCTGGTGGCGCGGACGACCTGGGGGAGAGCGGCGCTGGACGAGCCGCTGGTCTCGCTGCTGATCGACCCGCGGGCCGCAAAGAAGCGGATCTGGGACGGGCACTGGGTGCGGCTGATCGACGTGGACCGGGCGCTCGCCGCTCGGCGGTACGCGTCGCCGATCGACGTCGTGCTCGAGGTCGCCGACCCGTTCTGCCCGTGGAACGCCGGCCGGTGGCGGCTGGCGGGCGACGCGACCGGCGCGACCTGCGAACGGACCACGGCGCCGGCGGAGCTCGCGCTGGACGTCCGCGAGCTCGGCGCGGCGTACCTCGGCCGGCCCTCGCTGGCGGCGGCCGGGCTGGCCGGCCTGGTCGTGGAGCAGAAGGCCGGTGCGCTGGCCGTGGCGTCGCGGGCGTTCGTGAGCGAGCCGCTGCCGATCTGTGACACTGGCTACTGA
- a CDS encoding MFS transporter, whose amino-acid sequence MTPQKLTSRQRLTIFVLLGASFMLAANFSILNVALPQVGEAVGLEVSGLAWVATAYALPAAGFTLLFGRIGDLYGRRRMFLGGIAVLAVASVLGGLAANPAMLLSARALQGVACAMAIPNALSLLVTSFSDEKLRARVLGINGALGAAGFTVGALVGGTIVGILGWRGAFLINVPMAILALVVTPFVIRASRATERVRLDVPGAVTVTLGLLAIAYGVTNANVYALLGGVAMLVVFWFVEKRAKAPLAAVDILVRPGVKWGIVAGLVLFAMEISLIFVMTLYLQKVLHLSPFLTGLAFGVPGLAAVAGGVLAGRFIASFGSRKVLVAGLLTQTAFTAPMVLLGMSEAWVWLVVPALFVGFFGFVAGTVAFMVTATSSVPDSQQGLATGLTTLVDEVGSTIGVPIFAAIVATQANLLDGIHLAVIVNVVGTVAAAVVIWFGLRPRRTATAPAVAEPSYESASA is encoded by the coding sequence ATGACACCCCAGAAGCTCACCAGCAGGCAGCGGCTGACGATCTTCGTGCTGCTCGGCGCGAGCTTCATGCTCGCCGCCAACTTCTCCATCCTGAACGTCGCGCTGCCGCAGGTCGGCGAGGCCGTCGGCCTCGAGGTGTCCGGGCTCGCCTGGGTGGCGACGGCGTACGCGCTGCCCGCCGCTGGGTTCACGCTGCTGTTCGGCCGGATCGGCGACCTGTACGGACGGCGCCGGATGTTCCTCGGAGGCATCGCGGTGCTGGCGGTGGCCTCGGTCCTCGGTGGGCTCGCCGCGAACCCGGCGATGCTGCTGAGCGCCCGCGCGCTCCAGGGCGTCGCCTGCGCGATGGCGATCCCGAACGCGCTGTCGCTGCTCGTCACCTCCTTCAGCGACGAGAAGCTGCGGGCACGAGTGCTGGGCATCAACGGCGCGCTCGGCGCCGCCGGCTTCACCGTCGGCGCGCTCGTGGGCGGGACGATCGTCGGCATCCTCGGCTGGCGTGGCGCGTTCCTGATCAACGTCCCGATGGCGATCCTCGCCCTCGTCGTCACCCCGTTCGTGATCCGCGCGAGCAGGGCCACCGAACGGGTCCGGCTGGACGTCCCCGGCGCCGTGACCGTGACGCTCGGGTTGCTGGCGATCGCGTACGGCGTGACGAACGCGAACGTCTACGCGCTGCTCGGCGGCGTCGCGATGCTGGTGGTGTTCTGGTTCGTCGAGAAGCGCGCGAAGGCACCGCTCGCCGCGGTCGACATCCTGGTCAGGCCGGGCGTGAAGTGGGGCATCGTCGCCGGCCTGGTGCTGTTCGCGATGGAGATCTCGCTGATCTTCGTCATGACGCTCTACCTGCAGAAGGTCCTGCACCTGTCGCCGTTCCTGACCGGGCTGGCGTTCGGCGTACCCGGGCTCGCCGCCGTCGCCGGGGGTGTCCTCGCCGGCCGGTTCATCGCCAGCTTCGGGTCGCGGAAGGTGCTGGTGGCCGGGCTGCTGACCCAGACCGCGTTCACCGCGCCGATGGTCCTGCTCGGCATGTCCGAGGCCTGGGTCTGGTTGGTGGTCCCGGCCCTGTTCGTCGGCTTCTTCGGCTTCGTGGCCGGCACCGTGGCGTTCATGGTGACCGCGACGTCGAGCGTGCCGGACTCCCAGCAAGGCCTGGCGACCGGCCTCACCACCTTGGTCGACGAGGTCGGGTCGACGATCGGTGTGCCGATCTTCGCCGCGATCGTGGCGACCCAGGCTAACCTGCTCGACGGCATCCACCTGGCCGTGATCGTGAACGTCGTGGGCACCGTGGCCGCGGCGGTGGTGATCTGGTTCGGGCTGCGGCCGCGCCGCACAGCGACGGCGCCCGCCGTCGCGGAGCCGTCCTACGAGTCGGCGTCCGCCTGA
- a CDS encoding peptide ABC transporter substrate-binding protein produces MDQPASSRSTSRFTRSQLPGSTRREFLRVSGLIGLAAGSWSLTGCGLFGGDSPEDPGKPGGQRTLRLSFVPVEVLDPQVITNGMWLLTRGVLEGLVAQNPAGDDVIPAVAEKWTISPDNLTYTFQLRANAMWSNGKPVLATDFERTYERLFTPAGTSAGGTTLGANSYQASTNIKGATDFLSGVLTDWSQVGVKANGERELVLTLANPNPDFLLALTHPALLPLNMDLVDEKPEDWQNPPNFVSNGPYAVQKWTKNSSIELIPNEKYWDRKNVKLDKIEVQLVEPTTSGTATVPYENGETDMVNIFDADVARFEKDPELKKQLQSIPTYSIVYLAKLRSENPTMDDPRVRRALSLALGRDTLAKVTPGLRPGLSLVTDRTKGWDESIAIKEDIAQAKQLLGEAGFPDGKGLPEIRLLAGVQAPMVDAIVDTWIRNLGIKVKSDIVESGVYTTRRWQVQKGDYIGFYYGTFAGLPTWPTMVGALWSPKDNQMFSLPAAKWAEYQELQLDKNLKPAEKTAKLDAILAKDASPETRQMGELVAQATREPDEAKQLDLFKQAAKIREEQALYIPVVWTAAYFAVRPSIKGLQLRPYPDYFYLKPLDVEAG; encoded by the coding sequence ATGGACCAGCCCGCAAGCTCGCGTTCGACCAGCCGTTTCACCCGATCTCAACTGCCTGGCTCCACCCGCCGCGAGTTCCTTCGCGTCAGCGGTCTCATCGGCCTCGCCGCCGGAAGCTGGTCGCTGACCGGTTGCGGCCTGTTCGGTGGCGACTCTCCAGAGGACCCCGGCAAGCCCGGTGGGCAGCGCACGCTGCGGCTGAGCTTCGTCCCGGTCGAGGTCCTCGACCCGCAGGTCATCACCAACGGCATGTGGCTGCTCACCCGCGGCGTGCTCGAGGGCCTGGTCGCGCAGAACCCGGCCGGTGACGACGTCATCCCCGCGGTCGCGGAGAAGTGGACGATCTCGCCGGACAACCTCACCTACACGTTCCAGCTTCGCGCCAACGCGATGTGGTCGAATGGCAAGCCCGTGCTCGCCACCGACTTCGAGCGCACGTACGAGCGGCTGTTCACGCCGGCCGGCACCTCCGCCGGCGGCACGACGCTCGGCGCGAACTCCTACCAGGCGTCGACCAACATCAAGGGCGCGACGGACTTCCTGTCCGGCGTCCTCACCGACTGGTCGCAGGTCGGGGTCAAGGCGAACGGCGAGCGCGAGCTCGTGCTCACCCTCGCCAACCCCAACCCGGACTTCCTGCTCGCGCTCACGCACCCGGCGCTGCTGCCGCTGAACATGGACCTGGTCGACGAGAAGCCGGAGGACTGGCAGAACCCGCCGAACTTCGTCTCCAACGGTCCGTACGCGGTCCAGAAGTGGACGAAGAACTCCAGCATCGAGCTGATCCCGAACGAGAAGTACTGGGACCGCAAGAACGTCAAGCTGGACAAGATCGAGGTTCAGCTCGTCGAGCCGACGACCAGCGGCACCGCGACCGTTCCGTACGAGAACGGCGAGACCGACATGGTCAACATCTTCGACGCCGACGTCGCGCGGTTCGAGAAGGACCCGGAGCTCAAGAAGCAGCTGCAGTCGATCCCGACGTACTCGATCGTCTACCTCGCCAAGCTGCGCAGTGAGAACCCGACGATGGACGACCCGCGGGTCCGTCGCGCGCTCTCCCTCGCGCTCGGTCGCGACACGCTCGCCAAGGTCACCCCCGGCCTCCGGCCCGGCCTCTCGCTGGTCACCGACCGCACCAAGGGCTGGGACGAGAGCATCGCGATCAAGGAGGACATCGCCCAGGCGAAGCAGCTGCTCGGCGAGGCCGGGTTCCCCGACGGCAAGGGGCTGCCGGAGATCCGTCTCCTCGCGGGTGTGCAGGCGCCGATGGTCGACGCGATCGTCGACACCTGGATCCGCAACCTGGGCATCAAGGTGAAGTCGGACATCGTCGAGAGCGGCGTCTACACGACACGCCGCTGGCAGGTCCAGAAGGGCGACTACATCGGCTTCTACTACGGCACGTTCGCCGGCCTGCCCACCTGGCCGACGATGGTCGGTGCGCTATGGTCGCCGAAGGACAACCAGATGTTCAGCCTGCCGGCCGCCAAGTGGGCGGAGTACCAGGAGCTCCAGCTCGACAAGAACCTCAAGCCCGCCGAGAAGACCGCGAAGCTGGACGCGATCCTCGCCAAGGACGCGTCGCCGGAGACCCGGCAGATGGGCGAGCTCGTCGCGCAGGCCACGAGGGAGCCCGACGAGGCCAAGCAGCTCGACTTGTTCAAGCAGGCCGCGAAGATCCGCGAGGAGCAGGCGCTGTACATCCCCGTGGTGTGGACTGCGGCATACTTCGCGGTGCGGCCGTCGATCAAGGGTCTGCAGCTGCGGCCGTACCCGGACTACTTCTACCTCAAGCCGCTCGATGTGGAGGCGGGATAG